A region of Lycium barbarum isolate Lr01 chromosome 3, ASM1917538v2, whole genome shotgun sequence DNA encodes the following proteins:
- the LOC132632331 gene encoding transcription factor BC1-like — translation MAAFSSYQLQHTNSSLLDTVFLPSSPIKMSGFLTEQNNSCTIQNCFSQFYQPEFPANVIVHENSPNVTTTTAATLSQNEPYSVTNKSSSSSSLDMDSSSVTDKIESENNKPNVTPMDKKRKSREGSPSTSSAHSKGDNGKKTKSNSKLVVKEEKKANEEAPTDYIHVRARRGQATDSHSLAERVRRQKISERMKKLQSLVPGCDKVTGKALVLDEIINYVQTLQNQVEFLSTKLASLNPMYNDFGMDLDALMDSPDDQNLSGLEIPLPNIQQVSPTTSKAAEVIPNTNSGYPFLDNSASLMFQQADFPNSISQGNGQLLWGLDDQKPKIIHQSGFSNNFCSFH, via the exons ATGGCTGCTTTTTCATCATATCAATTACAGCACACGAACTCTTCTCTTCTTGACACAGTATTTTTGCCAAGTTCTCCCATAAAGATGTCTGGCTTTTTGACAGAACAAAACAATTCTTGTACAATCCAGAATTGTTTTTCTCAATTTTACCAACCAGAATTCCCTGCCAATGTGATTGTTCATGAAAATAGCCCAAATGTTACTACTACTACTGCTGCTACTCTTAGCCAAAATGAGCCTTATTCTGTCACCAACAAAAGTAGCAGCAGTAGCAGCTTGGATATGGATTCTTCCTCTGTTACTGATAAAATTGAAAGTGAGAATAATAAGCCTAATGTCACTCCTATGGACAAGAAAAGAAAATCCAGAGAAGGGTCTCCTTCTACTAGTTCTGCTCATTCCAAG GGTGATAATGGCAAAAAGACGAAGAGCAATAGCAAATTAGTAGTCAAAGAGGAGAAGAAAGCTAATGAAGAGGCACCAACAGACTATATTCATGTTAGAGCAAGAAGGGGCCAGGCAACTGACAGCCATAGTCTTGCTGAAAGG GTGAGGAGACAGAAAATAAGTGAAAGGATGAAGAAATTGCAATCTCTTGTTCCTGGTTGTGACAAG GTAACTGGGAAGGCCCTCGTGTTGGATGAGATAATCAATTATGTCCAAACTTTGCAAAACCAAGTTGAG TTTCTCTCAACGAAACTTGCTTCTTTAAATCCAATGTACAATGACTTTGGCATGGACTTAGATGCACTCATGGACAGTCCTGATGACCAG aatttgAGTGGCTTGGAGATACCACTGCCAAATATTCAGCAAGTTAGCCCTACTACATCAAAGGCAGCTGAAGTTATTCCTAACACTAACAGCGGGTATCCTTTTTTGGATAATTCAGCATCACTCATGTTTCAACAAGCCGATTTCCCTAATTCCATTTCTCAG GGTAATGGACAGCTCTTATGGGGTTTGGATGACCAAAAACCAAAAATAATACATCAGTCAGGATTCAGCAACAATTTTTGTTCTTTCCATTAA